From the genome of Planktothrix serta PCC 8927:
GCCGAGCAAGCAAAAGTCTTTGATAGATTTTATCGAGGTTCCAATATCGGAAATATTTCCGGCACTGGCTTAGATTTAGCACAGGTTAAAGGCTTTGTCGAGGCTCATTGGGAAAACATTTCAATTCACAGCAAACTGGGTTCAGAAACTCAATTTACCGTTCAATTGTCTCGAATTCCTGATATCAAGGATTATACCATTATCACCAAATTACAAAAACACCCCCTAAACTCCAAAAAATATTAAACGGATTCGGAAAATAAATTGATTTGAGAGAAACAACCATGTCTAAAATTCTTGTGATTGAAGATGAAGACTTAATTCGGGATAATATTGTAGAACTTCTCGAAGCTGAAGACTTTGAAGTGTTCAATGCTGAAAATGGCAAAATCGGTGTTCAATTAGCTTTTCAACATCAACCCGATTTAATTTTGTGTGATGTGATGATGCCAGAACTTGATGGTTATGGAGTGCTTACCGCTTTACAAGAAAATTCGATCACCGCGACTATTCCTTTCATTTTTTTAACAGCAAAAGCGGATTTAGGCGACGTGCGAAAGGGAATGCAGCATGGGGCGGATGACTATATCACCAAACCCTGCACAGCAACAGAATTACTCAAATCCATTGTAATTCGTTTGGAAAAACACGCTACTTTAAAAGCTCGTTATAGTAATGAATTAAAATTAGCTGAATCTAAACTTAATCAATTAATTTATCAAGATAGTACCACCAACTTACCGAACCGTTTATCCTTGTTAGAATACTTTCAAGAAATTTTACATCAGTTTTTATCCCTGTCTGTTGCCGATAAAAATTGGCAGCAAAATGGCATGATTCCCATTTTATGTTTAGGAGTAGATCGGTTTAGTCGAATTAACGATATTTTAGGTTATGAAGGAGGAGATTTACTCTTAAAAGCCGTCGCCGAACGGTTAAGAAATAGTTTACATTCTGAGAATATTATTACTCATCTTAATGGGGATCAATTTGCTGTTTTATTAAAACCTGTTCTGGAAGAACAACCGATTAAAACAGTTATTGAAGGGTTACAACAGGCAATTTCTGACCCTTTTGTTTTAACAAACCGGGAAGTTTTGATCACCGTTAGTGCTGGAATTGCCCTTTATCCGCAAGATGGTCGGGATATTCAACAACTCCTGCGGGGGGCCAAACAGGCGATGAATCAAGTTAAACAACAAGGAGGAAATCATTATAGTTTTTATACCCCCGCTTCCGACAATGAACTCTCAGAACGGATTGATTTAGAAGTTGCTCTGCGCTATGCTTTAGAACGAGACGAATTTCAACTTTACTATCAACCCCAAGTCAGTTTAAAAACCGGAAATATTGTCGGGGCTGAAGCTTTAATTCGCTGGAAACATCCCCAAAAAGGTATGATTTCCCCGATGAAATTTATTCCAATTGCGGAAGAAAATGGTTTAATTGAACCGATTGGGGAATGGGTTTTACATCAAGCCTGCCAAGATAGTAAAGGATGGCGATCGCAAGGGTTGGGAAGTTTGCGCGTAGCGGTGAATTTATCCGGTCGGCAATTCCGAACTCCTAATCTGCGCCAAAAGTTGGTGCAAATTTTACTCAGTACAGGTTGTGAACCCGATTATTTAGAATTAGAATTAACAGAAAGTTTGTTAATTCGAGATGCGGAATTATCCATCCAACAGTTACAAGCTTTAAAAGCTCTAGGATTAAAAATAGCAATTGATGATTTTGGGACTGGATATTCTTCTCTTAACTATTTACAAAAATTCCCTTTCGATGTGCTAAAAATAGATCAATGTTTTGTTCGCAATCTCCATACTAATAAAATCAATGTAGCCATTACAAAATCCTTGATTTCAATGGCCCATCTTTTGAATTTAAAAGTGATTGCTGAAGGGGTAGAAACTCAAGAAGAATTACAGATTCTGGATGAGTTTAACTGTGATGAAATTCAGGGTTATCTCTTTAGTCGTCCTCTCAGTTTAGAGGATTTTAAAGCCTTCGTTAAAAGTGGAACTCAACTGAAGGTTTCTCAACCTCATTCTTAAAGGGGTTTGATTAAAAATTATTAAGGGAGTCAAAATGACAAAAGTTTTGGTAATTGAGAATGAAGAATCCATTCGAGAGAATATTTTAGAACTGCTAGAAATTGAAGATTTTGAAACCCTAGCAGCCGAGAATGGAAAAATCGGTTTAGCCATTGCCCAAAAATCCCATCCCGACTTAATTTTATGTGATGTGATGATGCCAGAATTGGATGGGTATGGGGTATTAGAAGCCCTACGGCAAGACCCAGAAACAATGATGATTCCGTTTATTTTCCTAACAGCTAAAGCCGATAAATTAGACCTGCGAAAGGGGATGGAACT
Proteins encoded in this window:
- a CDS encoding sensor histidine kinase — encoded protein: MAIKYSPKSGIIKLEIMQDFQQIILQVQDRGIGIPEAEQAKVFDRFYRGSNIGNISGTGLDLAQVKGFVEAHWENISIHSKLGSETQFTVQLSRIPDIKDYTIITKLQKHPLNSKKY
- a CDS encoding EAL domain-containing response regulator: MSKILVIEDEDLIRDNIVELLEAEDFEVFNAENGKIGVQLAFQHQPDLILCDVMMPELDGYGVLTALQENSITATIPFIFLTAKADLGDVRKGMQHGADDYITKPCTATELLKSIVIRLEKHATLKARYSNELKLAESKLNQLIYQDSTTNLPNRLSLLEYFQEILHQFLSLSVADKNWQQNGMIPILCLGVDRFSRINDILGYEGGDLLLKAVAERLRNSLHSENIITHLNGDQFAVLLKPVLEEQPIKTVIEGLQQAISDPFVLTNREVLITVSAGIALYPQDGRDIQQLLRGAKQAMNQVKQQGGNHYSFYTPASDNELSERIDLEVALRYALERDEFQLYYQPQVSLKTGNIVGAEALIRWKHPQKGMISPMKFIPIAEENGLIEPIGEWVLHQACQDSKGWRSQGLGSLRVAVNLSGRQFRTPNLRQKLVQILLSTGCEPDYLELELTESLLIRDAELSIQQLQALKALGLKIAIDDFGTGYSSLNYLQKFPFDVLKIDQCFVRNLHTNKINVAITKSLISMAHLLNLKVIAEGVETQEELQILDEFNCDEIQGYLFSRPLSLEDFKAFVKSGTQLKVSQPHS